The stretch of DNA taataataagtGTTTTTGAGCACTTGCTGTGGGCCTACCCCTGTTCTGAGTGATTTCCATTCTTTGAATCATGGGattttccggggcacctgggtggctcagtgggttaagctgctgccttcggctcaggtcatgatctcagggtcctgggatcgagtcccgcatcgggctctctgatcagcagggagcctgcttcctcctctctctctctgcctgcctctctgcctacttgtgatctctctctgtcaaataaataaataaaatattaaaaaaaaaaaaaaaaaagaatcatgggaTTTTCCCCACTATCCTATGAGGAAGCACCACCCTTAGCTGTGGCCCAACAGGGCTGTACCCCAGGCCCCATGCCTTAGGGAGTCCCATGCTTTAGAGGGCCCTCCTGGAAATTTTCAAAGTCCTCCCCCAGTGGCTGGGATCAGCTGAGGTAGATACTGTCCCggtttctgtttctctccttaaGGGCTGATGTTCTCCTTCCCTGTACCCCACGTGTGGGGTTGACCAGATGCCCTGAGGAGGCTGGCAGTAGTCCTAGCGCCTCTGGCTTCCAGAAAGGTGGTCTGTGAGCTGGGCTTTCCCACAGGCCTGTGCGGTGTTTCTTTAAAGGGATTGTGTGGGCTTGGGGTACCAGAGTGTTGGTGGCCTGCTGATAAGGGCGactgaaattatttatatagaCTGGTGCCTGACAAGAAATACTTCCCTGGGGCCCTGTATGCCCTAGGAGTAGCCCAGCTGTGAGGTAGCTACTAATAGAGGAGGAAAACCAAGGCACGGAGCATTGCCAGATCACCTAGTTAGAAAGAGGGCGCCAGGTTGCAGCTCAGCCTTCTTTCTTTAGAGCCTACAATTTTTCTAGGATATTCTGTggctattattttttcctttttagtcaatctgccctttttttttttttttaagattttattttatttatttgacacagagagatcacaagtaggcagagaggcaggcagagagagagagagggaagcaggctcctggctgagcagagagcccgatgcggggctcgatcccaggaccctgagatcatgacctgagccgaaggcggaggcttaacccactgagccacccaggcgcccctcaatctgCCCTTTTGAAAAAGTAATTTCGTTTAAAAAGtaacagttggggcacctgggtagctcagtgggttaagcctctgccttcggctggggtcatgatctcagggtcctgggatccagcgggctttctcctcagcagggggcctgcttcccctccactcctgcctgcctctctgcctacttgtgatctctgtctgtcaaataaataaataaaatatttttaaaataaaaaaaaaaggtaacaatcTTGTAGTTCAAGCACAAAATGATACAAAAAGGTACAAAGTACATTGTGTCTTTGCCCATTTGCCTGAGTACTTAGGTAGTATATGCCTGGCGTGGAGTATGAACTCTAATCTTCACAAGCTATGAGGGTCACACTGTTTGAATCCCCGTTTTACAAAATAGGAGACTGAGGTTGTGAGAGGCAGGTGGAGTGACCTGTCCGCAGTCCTACTGCTGTCAGGGGGAGTCAGCCTGTCACAGTAATGCCCTCTGCAGGTGGCCAAGCAAGAGGAGTTCTTCAACCTGTCCCATTGCCAGCTGGTGACGCTCATCAGCCGAGACGATCTGAACGTGCGCTGCGAGTCCGAGGTCTTCCACGCCTGCATCAACTGGGTCAAGTACGACTGCGAGCAGCGGCGCTTCTACGTGCAGGCGCTGCTCCGCGCCGTGCGCTGCCACTCGCTCACACCCCACTTCCTGCAGATGCAGCTGCAGAAGTGTGAGATCCTGCAGTCGGACTCCCGCTGCAAGGACTACCTGGTCAAGATCTTCCAGGAGCTCACCTTGCATAAGCCCACGCAGGTGATGCCCTGTCGGGCGCCCAAAGTCGGCCGGCTCATCTACACCGCCGGCGGCTACTTCCGCCAGTCGCTCAGCTACCTGGAGGCCTACAACCCCAGTGACGGCACCTGGCTCCGACTGGCAGACCTGCAGGTGCCTCGGAGCGGCCTGGCCGGCTGCGTCGTGGGTGGGCTGCTGTATGCTGTGGGCGGCCGGAACAACTCGCCCGACGGCAACACCGACTCCAATGCCCTGGACTGCTATAACCCCATGACCAACCAGTGGTCGCCCTGTGCCCCCATGAGTGTGCCGCGCAATCGGATCGGGGTTGGGGTCATTGATGGCCACATCTATGCCGTTGGTGGCTCCCATGGCTGCATCCACCACAACAGTGTGGAGAGGTGAGTGGCAGGGCCCAGAGGGGTGAGCTCTGAGGTTCCTATTGCTAACAGGTCCTAACCCACTGGGATTTGGGGATTCCCCCTATTGTTAGGTGCCTGTCTCTGCACTCTGCCTTCAGGGAGTGGAAGCCTCAGGTGAGGCTaaatccatgggagatttgtggTCAGTGACGTTGGATGATGTGTCTGGGCCTGGGAATTGCTTACAGGGCTGTCACAAACCCATACAACTCCTGCAGATTTGGAAGGAGTTCTGTCAGTTTGAAGATGTTGTAAAATGCTAATTTTATTACAGCATGACACCTTACTGCCTTCTGCCCCCAAACTGCCGTAATAAACGGATATATGAGGTCTTCTATGTGGAAGGTGACtccttgtgcagtgcacaacctgcaCAACTGCATGGTGACCCTGTGTTAAGAGGCTGAGCAGTTTTGACTTTCAACTTTTGCACAGTCAGTCCTTCGCCTTCTCCTCTTCTAGAATCATGATCTAGGATACAGTTCTCAGCTGGAGAACTTGTTAAAACAAACTTCCTAGTCCACTGCTAGAGATGTGGCATCAGTGGGTTTGGAGCGGGGCTAGGGAATGGGAATTTTAAACAAACAGCACACTTTGACAGAAACCATCCTGGGTGGTAGCCTAGTTGTTAGAATTAGGATTCTGGTGTCCTAGAAGCCTGGGTCagacccccagccccacctccatGGTGAACCAGGACATGCCATTTCATCCCTCTGTGCTTCTGTCTTGTCATCTGAAGGTGATGGGGAAGTGGGAGATGATAATGAGGACCACCTGTCCAACAGGCTAAGAGGGTTTTGGGGGTGCTAACAACACGCAGCATGGGGCCTGGCAGTGGTGTATGGTGGATCCACCCCCAGCGTCCAGCAGACGTGCAGGTAACATTGAGCAGATGATGGCTGTGAACCTGTTTCCTCAGAGACACGCTACGAGGAGTAAAGAGTTCAAGTGCCTAAAGAACAGGCGGCATATCGGGGCATAGAGTTCCATACAGGGCAGCTATGATCGCCATTGTCATTGTTACTATGCCCTTGCAGGTATGAGCCAGAGCGGGACGAGTGGCACTTGGTAGCCCCAATGCTGACTCGAAGGATCGGGGTAGGGGTGGCTGTCCTCAACCGTTTGCTCTATGCCGTCGGGGGCTTCGATGGAACAAACCGCCTCAACTCAGCCGAATGTTACTACCCAGAGAGAGATGAGTGGCGAATGATCACACCCATGAACACCATCCGGagtggggcaggtgggtgggggctgcCAGGAAGAGCGTGGAggaacccccccccaaccccggggaATGAAACTCAGCAAGGCCTGGGGGAggcttcctgtttcagttttaaaCCCTGTGGCACACCCAGGAGAGCTAGATCCTGACCGTCTGAGCTCTTCTCTGAAGGACGCCCCAGAAGAGGAGAGAGTGGAGAGGGGAGGGCGCCCCCAAGAAGGCGGTTCCTGGGGCCCCCAGCACCAGGCCCTGGACTCACTCTCTTTGCATGGTATGGTTTAGGAGTCTGTGTCTTGCACAACTGTATCTATGCTGCGGGGGGCTACGATGGTCAGGACCAGCTGAACAGCGTGGAGCGCTATGACGTCGAGACAGAAACGTGGACTTTTGTAGCTCCCATGAAGCATCGGCGAAGCGCCCTGGGGATTACTGTGCACCAGGGCAGGATCTACGTTCTCGGTGAGGCCCTGGGGGCGGGGACCTGGGTGGAGAAGCCTGATTAACCCCATCTTTGGGGTCAGGCTCAGATCCCCGTAGGAGGGCTTCTTgccattccttctccctctgccctcagaggGGGTGACTgtctcctctgctccctctgcaggAGGCTACGATGGTCACACGTTCCTCGACAGTGTGGAGTGTTACGACCCAGACACAGACACCTGGAGTGAGGTGACCCACATGACATCTGGCCGGAGCGGGGTGGGTGTTGCTGTCACCATGGAGCCCTGCCGGAAGCAGATCGACCAGCAGAACTGTACCTGTTGAGCCACTTGTGTTTCTTGGGCAAAAAAATGGTCTGATCGAGAGTATTGTTGTTTTTGTACAAAAACAGGGACAAAAGAAAAGGCAGCAGTGCAAATGCATATCCTCCAAGATGGGAGGCTGAGATGCCTCAGTGTTCAGATGAcaactagaaagaaaagaaggccaCAGCAGAAACCCATGAGCCTGTCAGAGTTGTCCCAGGAATGTCCAAGAGAGCCTTCCTGGGAGGGGGGTGCATGAAAGGCAGGCTCCCAGGAGAGAGGCCTCTGCACTCAACTACTCTGAAGAGTAGGCCTGGGTCCCAAACCAGCAGCTGCCACCTCCCTTTGGGGTGAAAACAGGTGCTGAGGTCAGGTGGGGTTTTTGTTCCTTGTGTCTTTGTGGTTGGTtcctggaggcctgggaaggAGCCAGCTGAGGCCTCTGGGATGAGGCTCCTGTGGAGGTGTGGACCCCAGGGATGGGCCTGTACATAGAAACCACTGGATATCTCTGCCCTGGACAGTCATTTTGTTGATAAGTAACCCTATAACTttccaatgaaaataaagaactaaCTAGTGTCTTCCACCCGGGCTCTCAGCTGGAGATCTCAAACCTGGGGACAGAAGGGACTCTTCGGAAATGTACTCAAGTCCTTGATTTTGAGTTTGAATTTGAAACCAGTTCGTTATCTCTGCCCATGGCATCTTGACATGTAGGGCATCTGTCTCCCCGTGGGCAAGCCACACAGGGCTCACTTTGTCACGGAGGGCTGCTTTGAAGACAATGACCTAACTCCTTGACACCTCTCTTTTAGGTCTCCCTGGAGTTCTGTTTTCAGGCAAACCATCCCCAACATGCCTTTCAAATCGGTGAAAATCTATCCGGTCATTTTTATGCGCTTCAGTTGCACAGACAGCCTTTTATTTAGGTGCCGGGGTATTAAAAGGACAAAAGGGGCTCTTGGGAATTTTCTTAGGCAGAGGGCTCGCTGGAACCTGGTCTCCTCTTCAGAACAATCCCTGTGAAGGCAATATACGGCCTGGCTCTCTCCTTAAGGCAAGGAGCTATTTGTACTGGGAGAGTGGACCAAAGAGGAACGAAGTGTGGTCTCCGCTTTCGGGAATGTCCCAGGCTCCCCCAAGGGGCTTAGTGAGGAGACGTTTGATTCCTTCCTTTCCAGGGAAAACCTTAACCTCCCGTCTCCACAGCTTCATTCACTCAAGTCACCTGAAGGTTGTCTTGGTCGCGCTGCTTCCTTGGTCCTCTTCTAAGGTTTTATtggaacaagaaaataaatctgcATTGGGTGCATTGAATGGGTGGGGAAGGACTAAGAACTGAAAACAGTATCTGGACAGTCTTTTAGCATTTGCGGTTTTTTGCACATTACTTGATCCTCAAGAGTGCTGTGAGCTAGGAAGGCAAAGCCTGCGTTCTTTACAGATCAGAGGTTcagggaagtgacttgcccaaggtcatgtggcCACAAAGTGGTAGGGTTTAGATTCAACTCTAGTGGACACTAAGCAGCCACAGCATGCGCTAACCCTGTGTGTgagaagagacagaaggaggTCCCGTGGGATCAGTGTGTCTATCAGTGAAAGTTCCGGAAACAGCGATCTAATCTAGAGTCAAAAGGAATTTGCATGTAATCCGGTTGCCAGAAGCCACACAGCCTATCCCAGAGTGGTGTTTCCTCCTACAAGGGTTAGAACCCTGGTCTTGAGATCAGGTTTCAACTGATTCAGCAAAGCAAGGTGAACAGTTGCTTACCTGCAAAAATGGTAGTTGGACACCGACTGGGCATGTAAACTTGCTGGACCAACAAAGGTGAGTATCTACACTCCCTTTCTAACTCTGCAAAGACAGCTGTTGCGCTAGGTATCAAAGGGGCTAGGGTCGTGAACAGGCCCCAGATGATCCCCGCCCTCGTGGAAATTACAGCCTAGAAGAGGAGTAGGGTGACCAACTCGTCCTGGTTTTCCCCAGGACAGTCCCAGTTTGAACACTGAAAGGCTGGCATCCCAGAACCCCTcagcctcctccccccaccctggggtAAACTGGGGCACCTCCGCAGGGAAGCCAGATGCTGAAGCAGTATTATAACCGTGCTGAGTGACAGGCTGCTGCGGGTCATGGTTAAGTTCCATTTGAAAGTCAGTGGCTCTGGAAGCTACATGGGCATAGGTGGCTGCCGACTGGAGTGCGTGGGAAAGGTGAAGCAGCTATTGCATCAGGCAGGTGAGAAGACCCCAGTTTGGATGAGGCTGTGGGAGCGGAGAGGTCAAATCCACAGTGAGAAGACTGATGAGGTAAGGAGGGCAGAGATTTAGGAATGTTCCTATGTGGCTTCAACCTTAATCAGCAGCCAGGGGTAGAGAAGCTTTGAGGAGGCTGCAGGTATAGAAGAGAAGTAACCATGTTTGGGGATGTGTCAGGTTTGAGGCCTCAAGGTAAAATTGTTTTAGGAGGGTGTAAAGTCATTTTTCTAGCCTCCAGGCTTTAATGCTTCCAACAAGTAGTGCTCAAACGGCTGTTTTATCAGACCTGAAGTGAGGTGTTCAGACACAGTGAGGAACAGGCATGACACTCAGAGAACTGGAATTAATGATCACAAAATACACATGTAATTAGGTTCAAAGGCAAGCCCTCTGAAGGCCAGGAACTTGACCTAGGTCAGAGGCTCTGAGAAACCATTGTTGAGATGGGGGTTTTCTCATAGAAATCCAAAGGAACTGATAGTGTAAACTTGATGAGGAAAGGAAGGGCAAGATTCTGGATGGAAGAAGCATcacatgcaaaggtcctgtggcacTGGGAAGCAATCTAGGTGAACTCTCAGAGGGAGGAGGAACATGGTGTCAGAAGAGGCCCTGTGGGCCATGCTCATTTCTCTTTAATTGTTAAATACCCAAGtattaccttaaaaaaatggaacactATAGATAAAGCTGAAATCTTACTATTTCTCCATTCCAGCCCCCTCTCAACTTAAACTGCAGAAATGTTCTATGTATTTCCTTACAAAAATGGTATAATGTTGCCTGTATAATTCTGCAATTTGCTTTTCCCCCTCAGACTTCTAGATCTTTTTGTCTGTGACATCACATTCCTTTTGCCGGGTACCtatgttctgttttatcttttccagTACCTACAATGTTAGGTCTTTTCATTTCTCAGAATTACGGATAAGGCTGAAATGCCTACTCTTAACCATGTCTCCTTGGGCACAAATGTGTGTATTTCTCCAGGGGGATACTAAGAGGTAGAACTTACTAGATCTTAGGGTAAGCACAGCTTTCCTTATATCCTGCCAGATTCCTCTCCAAAGTGGTTGTAACAAACCACATTCTTACTGCTTctaggagctctttatagatttcacACAGTTCAATTTATCACTCTTCCTTGATGTTTTGTCTCTTCTGTGTCATATTTGAGGACATCTGCATTTTCCGTGGCTTCCTACCCATTTGTTAAGTTGTTGTCTCCTGCCCATACATTGTTTCTGCTTAAGGTAAGCAGACTCGGTTTTTGTTGGTTCTGTTAAAACCAAGAATCCTGACTAATAGAGACACCAGGAAATTTTTGTGCTGCTTTTCTTTCAgatatgattgttttgtttttgtaccatTTTTAAATCTAACAGGAATTTGTTGGTATATATAGTATCGAGTAGGAATTTAATTTTTTGCATGGATAGCTATCGCTGCTcaaccatttatttttcaaaccatTTATTGACTAATTAATTCTTTATCCATAGTTCTTAAATGCTATCCCAATCATACACAGACTTCTCATGTATGTGTGGGACCTCTATTCTGTTATATCAGATTACTACTGTTTTACCTAACTATCCATTTTTGCATCAATTTCATCATTTAAATTACTGAAGTTTTATAAAGTCTTAATATCAGAGTAAATCCctctcctttttctattttttttaaacaaaaaacccccctGAGCTATTCTGTTATTGCGTATTTATTCTTTGCTTCATGAATGAAATTCCATGAAAAATTTAATTGGGTTGCATTAAAATTATCAAGTTGGggtgaaataatatttttgcaaTATTAGGTCTCTCTGTTCGTGGACTTAGTGTACCTGTTTAGTGAAGTCTTCTTTGCTGTCCTCAGGAAGGCTTTATAATTTCTCCACAAGGGACTTGTGAAGAAGGGTTTATTCATGGGAGTTTTATGGGTCTGGTTGTTGTCAATGAGATCTTTACTCCTGGAACTTTTACAATTGGTATTTCtgggaaaatataataaaattggtATTTCTGGTATATGGGAAAGTTTTGATTTAGATATCTTGATCTTCCACCAgcctttttctagttttcttttttttttttttttaaagcagagagtTAAATCGTCTGCAAATAGTAATAGTAGAATGTCATCCTTTTCAGTAGTTACaccacttatttctttttcttgccttacagCATTAGCTGAGACCTTCTGGGAAGTGTTGGTCAGTTGTGGGAATAGTGGGGAATAGTTATCTTATTCCTAATAATAAGGTGAGTGCTTCTAATGTGCCGCCGTTCAATCTGATGTTTGCTGAACGATTTTCTGTCACCTATACCTTAAGCTTTGCGGAAACTTCTTCCAAGTTCAGGAGCTCCCCTCTATAcctagtttgttttttgttttttttttttttaaatcataaatgagTGTTAAATTTCCCAGAAGTCCCTCACTCTATAGGTGGGTCCCAAGAAATTGCATTTCTAAAATTCCCAGTtgatgctggtgctgcttgtccaGGGACCACATTCCAAGACATACTGGTGTAGAACAGGAACAGCAGCGGGTTAAAACTATAttctgagaggcacctgggtgactcagtgcgttaagccactgccttcagctcaggtcatgatctcagggtcctgggattgagccccgcatcaggctctctgctcagtggggagcctgcttccccgcctctctctgcctgcctctctgcctacttgtggcctctctctgtcaaataaataaataaaagttttttaaaaagcacattctGAGAAACACTTGAGTAAATGGAAGAGAAGCCCCAACAGACAACTGCAGCAGAAAAACatgagaaaactaagaaaagTATAGTGTCACAGAGCCTAAGAAGAGAAAAAGTTGtacacaaaaatttttatttttagaatttttaaatttttttataaacatataatgtattattagccccaggggtacaggtctgtgaatcaccaggtttatacacctcacagcactcaccatagcacataccctccccaatgtccataaacccaccaccctctccctacccccctccccctggcccccttcagtttgttttgtgacattaagagtatcttatggtttgtctccctcccaatgccctcttgtttcatttatttttttcctaccccccaaaacccccacattgcatctccacttcctcatatcaggaagatcatatgatagttgtctttctccgattgacttatttcactaagcataataccctctagttccaaccacgtcgtcacaaatggca from Neovison vison isolate M4711 chromosome 6, ASM_NN_V1, whole genome shotgun sequence encodes:
- the KEAP1 gene encoding kelch-like ECH-associated protein 1, encoding MQPEPRPSGAGARTRFLPLRSQRPEGAGDTVMYASTECKAEVTPSQHGNRTFSYTLEDHTKQAFGIMNELRLSQQLCDVTLQVKYEDAPAAQFMAHKVVLASSSPVFKAMFTNGLREQGMEVVSIEGIHPKVMERLIEFAYTASISMGEKCVLHVMNGAVMYQIDSVVRACSDFLVQQLDPSNAIGIANFAEQIGCAELHQRAREYIYMHFGEVAKQEEFFNLSHCQLVTLISRDDLNVRCESEVFHACINWVKYDCEQRRFYVQALLRAVRCHSLTPHFLQMQLQKCEILQSDSRCKDYLVKIFQELTLHKPTQVMPCRAPKVGRLIYTAGGYFRQSLSYLEAYNPSDGTWLRLADLQVPRSGLAGCVVGGLLYAVGGRNNSPDGNTDSNALDCYNPMTNQWSPCAPMSVPRNRIGVGVIDGHIYAVGGSHGCIHHNSVERYEPERDEWHLVAPMLTRRIGVGVAVLNRLLYAVGGFDGTNRLNSAECYYPERDEWRMITPMNTIRSGAGVCVLHNCIYAAGGYDGQDQLNSVERYDVETETWTFVAPMKHRRSALGITVHQGRIYVLGGYDGHTFLDSVECYDPDTDTWSEVTHMTSGRSGVGVAVTMEPCRKQIDQQNCTC